Below is a genomic region from Streptomyces roseoviridis.
ACCGGGTCCGCAACGAAGCGGCCTCCGGCGAGGGCCCGGTGGAGGTCGTGGACGCCCATCCGCGCACGGAGGCGTGCTGGGAGCGCTCGGTCTACCCGCCGCTCGCGGACGCGCCGCTGACGGAGGGCGAGTCCTTCACCGTGCCCGGTACGGGCGTGCGGGTGGAGGTCGCCGAGCGGACCAGGGCGGGCGTGTGGACGGTCCGGGTCACCGGCCCCCGGGCGCGACCGGTGGAGTGAGCCCGGTCCCGCGGACACGAAGAAGCCCCCCGCTTCCGCGAGGGGCTTCTCCCGTCTGTGCGCCGCCAGGGACTCGAACCCCGGACCCGCTGATTAAGAGTCAGCTGCTCTAACCAACTGAGCTAGCGGCGCCTGCTGACGTCGTAGACATTAGCATCCGGATCCGCCGAAGCAAAAATCGATACCCGCACGTCGGCCGCCGAAACCATCCGGGCGGCCCGGACGCAGGCCCAGAGGAGGACCTCGGGTCCGGGCAGCCACGGCCGGCGGGTGTCGGGGGCGACCAGCCAGCGGGGGCCCGAGGTGTCCTGCGGGGCGAGCGGCGGCACGGTCACGGCGTCCCCGGTGCCGTGACACAGCGGGCGCGGCACGGCGTCCCCGTACTCCTCCCAGTCGAGGAGGGCCGGTAACCGCTGGGCCGTACCGGGCGCGGCGAAGAGCAGCATCCGGCCCCGGTGCACGGCGACGGGTCCCGAGCCGGGGCCCTCGGCCCAGAGCCGGTCCAGCATCCGGCGCCCGAAGATCGGCTCCACGTTCACCACGTCGAAGACGCGGCCGCAGGACAG
It encodes:
- a CDS encoding bifunctional DNA primase/polymerase, which gives rise to MTTWLRDETTPYDIFRFLRDPDEERHQAARVTEDGALWLASATARPCAALARWQERPAAPAVLSCGRVFDVVNVEPIFGRRMLDRLWAEGPGSGPVAVHRGRMLLFAAPGTAQRLPALLDWEEYGDAVPRPLCHGTGDAVTVPPLAPQDTSGPRWLVAPDTRRPWLPGPEVLLWACVRAARMVSAADVRVSIFASADPDANVYDVSRRR